The region GCGCAGCCCATCGCCGTCCCGGTCCAAGAACAATTCGCCGGCGGTGGGAACGGCGGTGATCCGCAGGGCCTGGAGGGTATCGCCCGGGTCACGGTCGATGAAGCCAAAGTCAGCGGCGCTCAAGACCAGGGCCGTATCCTCGTCCGAGGTCCGCACGGGCTGGAGATCGGCCAAAGTCGGGGCATGATTCACCGGGGTGATGGTGAAGGTCATGGTCCCCGTCTCGGACGAGGCCGTGCCGTCGTTGACACTCCAGCTCAAGGTGGCCTGCCCGGTCCCCCGGCCGGCCGGCTTGTATTTCAAGCGGTCAAGATCGGCCGGCATCACGAGGGTGTTGTCGCCCAACGCGATATCGCCCGCCCCATAGGTGCCGTCCTGATCGACATCGACAAACACAACGCCGTTGCTGGGAACACTGAGCAAGGTCACGTACGCCAAGGCGGCCCCGCTATCCACATCCGTGAACCCGAAGTCGGCGGTGCTGAAGGACAGCACGCTGTCTTCATCCAGGGTGCGGGTCGGGGCGGGATCGCTTAAAGTCGGGGCGTCGTTGACCGCGGTGACGGCAATCGCCACCTGCCCCTGAATCGGGGTGCCGACGCCATCGCCAAGGCTCACGCTGAGGGTGGTCGCGCTGTCCAGGTTCGCCGCCGGGGTGAAGGTCAAGGCGTTGAGGGCCGCCTCGACCGCGGCCGGGCTGCCGCTGATGGTCCAAAGACCGGTGACGGCCGAGAAGCTGCCTCCCAGCGGGCTGGCGAGGCTACCCTTGCCGGGCACGACGCTGACCTGGGCCGTGATGGTGGCGCTGTCGGGATCGGTGAGCGTGACCGGTGTGGTGAACACCTTGGGCGGCGTCGCCGGGTCTTCCGTGTAGGACAAGGTCTGAGTGAGGCCGGTGACGCGCGGGAGGTCGTTGACCGGGGTGACGGTGAGGGTCAGGGTCCCCGTTTGAGCCGACGACGCTTGGCCGTCGCTGACTGTCCAGGTGAAGGTGTCATAGCCCACGCCGGTCCCGTCGGCCGCCGGCCGGTAGGTCAGTTTGGGGAGATCGGCCGCACTGACCTGGGCGTTGGCCACCAAGAGGCTGTCGCCCGCGCCCCGCACGCCGTCGCCGTCTTGGTCCAAGAACAACTCGCCTTGCGTCGGGACCGTCACTAGAGTGATCGCCTGCAAGCTGTCGCCCGCGTCAATGTCGGCAAAGCCGAAGTCGGCAGCGACGAAGGTCAGGGCCGTGTCTTCCACCAGGGTCTTGCTGAGGCTTGTCGTCGTGAGGGTCGGGGCATCGTTGACCGGGGTGACGGTAAGGGTCAGGGTGCCCGGCCCCGAGGACGAGGAGCCATCGCTGACCGTCCAACTGAGGGTGGTGTAGGCCGTGCCGTTGGCGTTGGCCGGCGGGCGGTAGGTCAGTTTGGGGAGATCGGCGGCGGTAATGAGGGTATTGCTGGCAATCAGGGGATCGCCGGCCCCGCGCATGCCATCGGCATCGTTGTCCAGGAACAACTCACCTAGGGCGGGCGGGGTCAGGATCGTGACGGACTGGAGCGTGTCCCCCGGGTCGGCGTCACTGAACATGAAGTCGGCCGCGCTGAACGTCCGAGCCGTGTCCTCGGCCAGGGTCACGCTCGGGTTGGCGTTGCTGAGGCGGGGGGCATCATTAACCGGCAGGACCTTGAGGGTCATGGTCCCGGTCGTGGCCGAGGTCAGGCTGGCGTCGCCAACCTTCCACTGAAACGAGGTGTAGGCCGTCGCATTGAAGGCGTTCTCCTCGGGCCGGAAGGTTAGTTTGGCAAGATCGGTCGCCGCAACCGCCGCATTGGCGGCCAGTAAGGTGTCGCCGGCCCCGCGCACGCCGTCGCCATCCAGATCCAAGAACAACTCACCCGCCGCCGGCACGCTCACCAAGGTGACGGACTGAAGCGTGTCGCCGGTGTCCACATCGCTAAAACAGAAGTCCCCGGCCGTGAAGGTCAGGGCCGTGTCTTCGTTCAGGGTCTTGCTGTTGGTCGTGGCACTCAGGGTCGGCGCGTCGTTGACCGGGGTGAGGCTGAGGGTCATGGTGCCCGGACCCGACGACGCGGTGCCATCGCTGACCGTCCAGGTGAAGGTTGTATAGGCGGCGCCGTTGGCATTGGCCGGCGGCAGGTATTTCAGCGTGGCAAGGTTGGCCGCCGTGAGGGTGTCGCCATTAACGATGACGCGATCGCCCGTGGACACCGTGCCGCTGTTGTCCGCATCGACAAACAAGGTGCCAAGAGCCGGTTTGCTCACGATGGTGATCGAGGCCAGGGCCGCGCCGGTATCCACGTCGGCAAAGCCAAAATCGGCCGCCGTGAAGGACAAGACGCTATCCTCGTCAAAGGTCTTGGTTGGGTTGGCGTTGCTCAGGGTCGGGGCGTCGTTGACCGGCGTCATGCTCACCGTCACCGTGCCCGTCATCGGGCTGGCCACGCCGTCGCTGAGGCTGACACTGATCGAGGTGTTGGTATCGAGGTTGGCCGCTGGCGTGAAGCGCAGGTCATTAAGGGCCGCCGCGACCGCCGCGGGTGTATCGGTCAGGGTCCAGACCCCTGTGGTGCTGTTGTAACTGCCCACGCTACCGCTCGCCAGACTGCCCTTGGCGGGACTGGCCAGGGTGACGGTGGCCGTGAGGGTGGCGCTGTCCACATCCGCCACCGTGACCGGGCTTGGGAACACCTTGGGCGCGGTAGCCGGATCTTCGGCCACGCTGAGAGTCTGGGTCAGGTTGGTGGCCGTGGGGGCGTTGTTCACGCCTTGAACCGTGACGGTCAAGGAGGTGTCGGGTCCCCAGGTGTTGGCGTTATCCTGGGCGGCCACCGTGATGGTGCGGTTTGTGGTTGTGGGGGCCTGGGAGGTGTTGTTGTAGAAAAGGCCCTGCACAATTGTTTGCGCCGTGGCTAGCGACGTGTCCCCGTCATCAGGGGTGATGGTCAAGACGCCGGTCGAACTGTTGTACGCAGCGGTAAAGGACTCCCCGCCGGCCACGAAGCTCGTGGTTCCCGCACTGGCGTAATAAATCGACTCGGCGGTGCCATCGGGCCGGGTGGCCAGTGTGATCCTCAGGGCCTTGATGGTGCCATCGTCCGAGATCGTGCTGTCCGAGGGGAAGCCGAGAGCCGTGCCCTCGGTGAACGACAGGGTCTTGGTCAAGCTGGCGCTGGACCCATCCAGATCAACGACCGGCGCGCGCACCACCGCTACGCTGGCGGTCGCGGTGTTGGAAGCGGCGGCGCCATCGTTCAGCGTCACCGAGACCGTGCGCGTTGCGGTGTTGGTGGTGCTGGTATCGCTGTTGACGTAAGTCACCGAGCGCAAGGCCGCTTGCCACTGGGCCAAGGTGGCGCTTTGACCGGCCGAGCTCAGGGTCAAGGTCCCGCTGCCCGCGGTCCAGATGCCGGTGATATTGCCCATGGAGGAGGCATCGTTGGTAAAGGACAGGGCATCCTTGCCGCTGTCATAACTGCCGCTAATCACCAAGGTCGCCTGGGCGAAGGTGGTGCTGTCGATATCGGCGAGGAGGGCATCGGGCATGATCGCCACCTCGGGGCCGGCCACGGCGTAGGAGGCCGTGCTGTTGAGGCCGGCACCGGCGCCGTTGAGATCCAGGGTCGGGGCGTCGTTGACCGCCGAGACGTTGAGCGTCATGGTGCCGCTGGCACTCGAGGTGGCGGTGCCGTCGCTCACCTTCCAGGTGAAGGTGGTGTAGGGGCTGCCGTTACCATCGGCGGCCGGGCGGAAGGTGAGTTTGGTCAGGTCGGCCGCCGTTACCACGGYYCCATCGGTGATCAAGGTATCGCCCGCGCCGCGCACACCGTCGCTGTCGGCATCAACGAACAACTCGCCTGTGGTCACCGTGGTGACAATCGTCACGGACTGGAGAGTATCGCCCGTGTCTACATCGCTGAACTTGAAGTCGGCGGCGGTGAAGCTCTGGGCCGTGTCCTCGTTGACGGTCTTGCTGTTGGTGCTGGCGCTGAGGGTCGGGGCGTCGTTCACCGCCGAGACGTTGAGCGTCATGGTGCCGCTGGCGCTCGATGTGGCGGTTCCGTCGCTCACCTTCCAGGTGAAGGTGGCATAAGGGCTGCCGTTGCCGTTGTCAGCCGGACGGAAGGTCAGTTTGGCAAGGTTGGCCGCCGTCACCACGGTTCCATCGGTGATCAAGGTATCGCCCGCGCCGCGCACACCGTCGCTGTTGGCATCAACGAACAACTCGCCCGTGGCCACCGTGGTGACAATCGTCACGGACTGAAGGGTATCGCCCGTGTCCACGTCGCTGAACTTGAAGTCGGCGGCGGTGAAGCTCTGGGCCGTGTCCTCGTTGAAGGTCTTGCTGTTGGTGTTGGCGCTGAGGGTGGGGGCATCGTTGAGACTGGTGACGCTCAGGCTGGCGGTCGCGGTGTTGACCGAAAAGGCCGTGCCGCTGCCGTTGCTGCTGGTGCTGACCTTGTTGCCCTGGGTCCCCGAGGTTTGATCCCAGGCGCGGAAGGTCAGGCTGGCCGTCTCGCCGTTTTGGCTGTCGGGGACATAGCGCACACTGGCCGTCGAGGACAGCAGCAAGGCCGAGGTGTTCGAGACCGTGCCCACCGCAGTCCAGGTGGTGCCGTTGGTCGAATACTCCCAACTGCCCGTGCCCGTGGTGGTCGTGATCGCAATGCCCTGGGAATCACCCACATCGGCGTCGGCGGCGCCGGTCGCCGTCCACAGGGCCGAGACGAGGGTGACAGAACTGGTCGTATCCTCGTTGGTGCCGGTCAGAGTCGTGGTGGCCGAGGCGGGAAGGGTGGGCGAGGTGTTGGAGGTTGTCGTGACATCAAGCTTGGTGACACTAGCCTGGGCGTTGGGCGTGGTGGCGCTGTCGCGGGCCACCACATAAACGTCATACGACGCCCCCAAGGTCAGGCCCGTGATGCTGAAGGTGTGGCTGTAGGGCGAGGACGCCACCGCTTGGTTGCCGGCCTTCAGCGCGGCGCCGCCGCCCGCCGCGGTGCCGGCAATCACGTTGGCCACACTGGGGGCGGTGGCGCCGTCGGCCACCACCACGTAATAGAGCGTGCCGGCCTCGTTTAACGTGGCCGACAGATCAAAGCTGGTTTGACCCACGGTGCTTGTCGCTGGGCTGACCGAGAAGGTCGGCGCCACATCATCGACGACCGTAACACTCATGACCTTTTCGTAGGTCAGGCTGCCGTCGCTCACCTGGAGCCGGATCGAGTAGGTGCCGCTTGCCATGCTGGAGGCATCGGTCGCGCGCAGCGTCGTGCCCGAAATATTGAAAAGGCTGTTGTTGGTGTCGCCCGTGCCGGCCACCAAGCTGTAGGTGAACGACGCCGAATCTGGATCGGTGGCCGTGAGGGTGCCAACCGTCGCGTTGCTGCCGCCCGACTGATTGATCGAGCTGGCTGAGACGGCAATGTTCGTGGGAGCATCGTTGACCGGCGTGACGCTCACCGTCACGGTGCGGGAGGTGCTGGAGGCCGACCCGTCGCTGCTGACCACGGTCAGACTGCGCGCGGTCGTGGTGGGAGCGTCGCTGGTGTTGTTGTAGACCACCCCTTGCAGGATGCTCTGGTAGGTCGCGACCGAGGCCGAGCCGGTGATCGTCAAGACCCCGGTGCTGCTGGTGTAGGTTTTGGTCAGGCCGGCGCCGGTTGCCGTGCTGGCCGCGCTGGCGTTGAGATCAAGGCTTTCGACCGCGTTGCCGTCCGGCCGACTGCTCAGGGTGATGGTCAGGGACGACAGGGTGGCCGAGTCCGCATCCGTCAGGGTTGCCGACGGCGCGATGAGGACTGCCGTCTGTTCCGTGAAGCTGGCCGTGGTGTCCGAGCCCGCCGTCGCCCCGTTCAGGTCGGCGACCGGCGCTTGGTTGTTAGTCCAGGTGGTGGTGGTGCCGACGAGGTACTGCGCCTGGGTTGTCGGTGATCCGGTGCCGCTGCCCGAGGTCGCCGCGTTGCCCGACGTGTAGGCTGCAACCGTGGTGCCGGTCTCAATGGCCAGCGTGCCAACGCTCCACAAGCCGCCAACCCCCTGGCCGCCGGCCCCGTTGGCGGTGGTGGACGTGCCGCCGCCGCCACCACCACCCGCGCCTTGATTGTTGGTGATGTGGGAGGTCACCGCGAGCTTCAGCGTGCCGGCGTTATAGATGCCACCAACCGCCGCGCCCCCCTTTCCGGCTGTCTGGCTGCCGTTGCCATAGCCGCCGCCGCCACCGCCCCCACCGATAGACCCGGCAAAACCGCCCGCGCTCCCGTCCTTGCCGGCCGACGCCGAGGCTCCCGTATACCCTTTGCCCCCGGCGCCCCCGGCGCTGCTCGTCCCGCCGTAACCACCGGCCACAACGGCACCGGTCCCCGTCTCGAACTGATACCCACCCCGGGCGCCCACAGCATCCCCAGACACCGTGACCCCGTTGCCATCATAGCCGGAGGCTCCCCCGCCACCGCCGGCGTTGGTCGAGCCCGTCGCGCCGAGACCCGATCCCTTGACGCCCCCCCCGACAAAAGAATTGCCGCCCTTGCCCCCGGTCCCGCCCCCCAGAGCGCCGGCGCCGCCACCCGCCGCGCCATAAGCGCCGCCCCCGCCACCGCCTGCCGCGTAGTTCGCCGTCACGGTCGAACTCAGCAAGGTGACGGTGGCGCCAGAGGCAATATTCAAGCCTGCACCCAGCGCACCGGTGCCATCCACACCGTTGCCCGACGGGTTGTTGAGGCTGCCCCCGGTGCCGCCAGCACCGGAGACCAAGCCATGGGTGAGGATCAGGCCGTCCAGGGTCACGGTCCCCGCCGTGACATTCAGCACCCGGCTTTTGTAGTTGGCATCAATCGTCACATCGGGTGTGCTGTCGTCGTTGAGATCGCCGTCGATCACCAGATTTTTGTTAATGGACAGCTCGCCGCCGGTCAGTGTGATGGTCATGCCGGTGGTGAAGGTAATGGTGTCCCCCGCCTGGGCGCTGCTGAGGGCCGTGCGTAGGGCGCTGTCGGTGTTGGTGGAAACCGTCACGGTAGCCAAGCTGTAGGCATAGGCCTCGCGGCCTGCCTCGGTGAGGGGCATGCGCGAGGTGTCAATGATCCCGGTGGTGACTTCCAGATCCCAGTCGCCCCCAATGGCCTGGGAGCCGGTGCGATCGTCTGAAGCGGCGACATCCGCGCCGGTCAGATCGGCCAGGGACTGGACAAAAGCCGCGCCCGCGCTGCCCTGGCCAACATCGCAAGCATAGAGCAAAATATCGCCATCGGTCGTCAAGGCTTGGCCGATGCTCTGCCACTCGGCCGCCCGGCTGTCCAGCGTGTCGTTCGTCAGAAACGTCGTGCCCAGGCGCAGATCCCCGCTCTGGTCGCCGTGGCTGATGATGTAAAGCGCATCAATGTCGTGCTCATTTTGCAAGAGACCGGCAAGTTGCGCCAAGCCATCCTCGCCTTTGTCGAGCACGATCACTTCGGCACCAGCGGACACGCTCGCCGCCAAGGCACGCCAGTCGGGCAGGGAGGCGTCAATCACCACGATCTCGCGACGGGTGTCGTCCGCCGTCGAGGTTTTTTCCGCTGTCGTGACGTCGCTGGGGGGGGCGGCGCTGGGGACGGTGTGGAGGGCCGCCGCCTGCTGCACGCTGGTGTCCGTTGCGTCGCCGTCGCTCGCAAAGGTTGAGCTGGCAACGGCGTGGGCGGTGGCCTCGCGGGTTGCCTCAACCCCCGAGGCTGCACCGGCCGCATCAAACATAAAGCGCGGTTCCAGGGCATAGGCCAGCGCCGGGGAGACTGAGGAAAGGGTCCGGCTTTTGGCGTGGCGAGAAGCTTTGCTGATCTTGTTCATGACGGTCTCGGCCTTTTTGCTCTGTCCGGTTCCTGTGGAGCCGGCTCCCCTTCTTTTTTTCCGGTGGTCGCGGCTCAGGGCCCCGCGGCCACGCTCTGGTCAGGCGGCGCGACGGCCGTCGGTTTGGGCGCGATGACGGCGGCCCGGCCCGGCGGTCCCACCCGCCAGAAGCTCATGTCGCTGTACTGCGCAAAGAGATCGGGCGGCAGAAGGCTTGGCCGTGGACGCGGGGCCACCGGCCCCTGGACCCAATGCATGCCAGGCAGGCCCAGGCGGGCATCGAATTCGGGTTCGTCATGGGAGACGCTGGTAAAATCGTGAGAAAACGGCGACTCCCCAAGAAACTGGTAAATCAAGGCTATAGCCTCGACCGGTCTTGCCACCAGAAGATCGTAGTCAACCAGTAACATACGGTCAGCTTCTTCGCCGTAGAACGCCTCCTTGACGGCACACCACGCAAAACCGACAAGGCGGTTTCGTTGGGCCAGGGTTTCGACACGGGAATAAACCGTATTACGCTCGATATCGGAGTCGAACAGGCGGGAGTTCAAAAAAGGATGCTGCCGCGTCAGACGCTCCAGGCTGTCCATCACCCAGCCGACATCGCGCACGCAGCAGATCATGCGTGCCTCGGGAAAAAGCCGGAGCAGAGCCGGCAGTCGAGCCGCCCACAACCGCGAGCTGTCGAAGATCACCGTGTCCGCAGGGTGGGCGCCGTAATAAGACGTGAACAGTCCGCGCAGCACGCGCACCCGCTGCTCTTGCGAGACATACAAGGAGGTTTCCTCGGTCGCGCCCATCGCGTTGAGGGTTGCCAAAAACAAGGGGCCCAGCGGGCTGACAATCCCGGCGCGAAAACGCGGATTTTGCCGCAGGAGCGCAGACAGCAGGGTGCTGCCCGAGCGCGGCAGGCCGGAGATGAAATGGATCCGCCATGGCATGGGAGAGGTCATTCCCATCCTGCCCCTCTTGCTGCAACCTTGTGTGTAGCGTTTGACAAGAATCAATCATCAACGGGCCATTGACCCCTATTTGGTTCAATCTATCAAATCGCTCTCTCATGTCGATACCGTCTTCTAGACATTCGGTCAACAACTCTGCATAAAATAATTGAGGAGTGGACTACCTCTATAAAAATTAGTGCAGCTTTAACGGTATCTGTTCAAAAAACAGTATTTTTAATTTTAAAACATGCTTTTTCCGCTTAAAAGCCACGCATTAACAATGAAGGGCTAAGTGCTTTTAGATTGATTAAAATCAAATGGTTAATTTATAAGATTAAATGATATGAATCTTTCTAACCCCCCCGCCTGGAGAGAGTCGATGTCCCAGCCAAAGCCCCTCGACAAATCCCTCGCTGATCTGACGTCCGCTGATTTTGCGCCGGGTGTAGCGCAGCCCTGGACCCTTGTGACACCGCAGCTCGATATTCCCCTGATTCTGGAGTCGGCGACCGAACAGGCCCATGCCCCGGCACCGACGCTGCGCAAGCCGTTCTCGTTGATGTTCCATACCCAGGAGATGCGCTACCCGCCCCAGGGCACCTACGTTCTGCGCCAAGACGACTTGGGGGCGGTCGAGGTGTTTGTCGTGCCTCTCGGGCCGTTGCTAGGGCAGCCCGACGTTTTCCGCTATCAGGTGTGCTTTAACTAGCCTTGCCTCCGCCGCCCCTTTCCCTCCCGCGGGGAAAGGGGCGGCCCGCCGAGGGATCAGGCGACGGAAGGCACCTCATGGCCTTTGGGCAGCCAGCGCATGTATTGGTAAATGCCCCGCATTTCGAGGGCCTGAAAGCCCAGGCGTTGGTAGAGCCGGTGTGCCGGGTTAAAGGGCTCGACATGCAAGGACAGCGGCCGCTCCAGGGACGTGGCAATCTCCATAAGCTCTGTCAAGATCGCCGTTCCCAGCCCCTGATTGCGGCAGGCGGGCAGCAGGGCGATGTCCATGACGCGCAGTTCCGGCCCGACAAAGCCCGTGTACAAACGGCCAATGCGCTCGCCATTTCGTTCGATCACGTCCAGGCGGCACCCCGGGTAATGCTCGCGATAGTAGCTTTCCTGCGCCAGGACCTGCATCTCCATCAAGGGCCACCACTGGTCGTCGGGCAGGGGCGCTTTTTCTCGGTCCATCTCCCGGGTTGAGGAAAACAGAGTCACCTGCCAGGAAAAGTCTTCCGAGGTTGTTGGGCGTAGCCGGCATCCAGCGATACGCTCGTTGCGAAAAGGCACGGACAAGGTCACGGTAAAAACTCCCTTCAGGCATCAAATCAGTCGGGCGCCACCTTAAAAAAAGCGGCGCCCGCTTGGCTAAATTGCTTACCGCCATCTCAGGAGCGGGATGGCCAAATACCATAGAGGGAAATGCAATAGTTCATGGGGAGGTAGGGTTGGCGGTTTTCATGAGCGGCTCCGGTGTTGTTTGGGCCGCATGCCGTGCCGACCGTAACCCCACTCATTATGGCGGTCGGAGTGCTTGGGGGGGCGTATATTTTAGTGATGCCTGTGCGCCCTGAAGCGCCGTTGGCGAGGCGAATATTGCTTCCCGGGATGGATACGTTGGCGGTGGTATTTTTAGCCACGACAGGATGGGTATGCGCGGGGGTTTGGGCCGTGGTTAAGCTAACGGTCTCGCTCCCGAGATCTTCACCCAGGCTGTAACTGGTGGAGTTCCCCGGTTCAGCGGCGTTACCGAAACCGATTGCAACGCGGCCCGCGAGATTGGGGAGGGCAAAGGTTGTCCGCCCATCTCCACCATACCTATTGCCGATGAGCATGAACAAGACTTGGTTTTGTGAAACATTCATCATATCTCCCCGGCAAAATGCCCAGTCTACCGGGGCAAAGCTGAAGGCAAAGGCCCTAATTTCTCCAGTAAACGCGTCCATGTCTTCATGTCCTTTAGTTTTTTGAGGGAAAAATTCCTTGGATTGCAATGATGTAGTTTAATGTAAGGGTTGGCATAATGTTGTCGTGGTCTAGATTTAAGGCGCCAATCTGTGTTGAAAGAGTGCCGCTTCCCAAGGTGATATCGGCTGGATTTGGTGAGACACTGCCCTCTGTATAATAGAGCAAGGCTTGTGCGGTTGCGGCACTCCCGGGGGTGCTGCTCGCCCCTGCTTGAGTGACGGCATTCATCACGTGGGTGTGTGCCGGCATTTGGGTCTGCTGCAAAGAGAGTGAGGTGCTTCCTAGCGTCTGTCCGGCAGTGCGTTGGGTTAGACCGGCGCCCGTGCCCTGGCTGATGGGAACGCGGCCAATGAGTTTTGGTAGACAAAAATTCGTGACATCTCCGCCATAGATTGTGCCAATCAAAGAATAAAGAGCTTGGTTTTGGGAAATAGGCATCTTCTGCCCCTGGCATAAAGCCCAGCCAAACGGGGCATAGTCAAAGGCAACAAGGCGAACTTCACCCAAATAGCAATCCATGACGACGTCTCCTTTTTCGTTGACGTTGTTTCAACCTTAGCTTCTGGTTGGGTAGATGCCGTTTACTGCGATGCAGTATGACATAACCAGAGTGGGCTGCATGTTGCTGTGGGGGTTTCCTCCGACGACGGCCACCGTGGCCGGAGATAACGGTGTTAGGGGTGTAGTGTCGGAGGGCGTGACGTAAATCGGGATGTTTGTGTTTGTCCCCAAAAGGTTTCCGCTCGCCGTATTGGTGGAGGCCGCTGTGTTGGAAGCGTTCAGCGCATGGGTGTGGGGAGGGACCTGATCCGGGGTCAGCGTCACCTGTTCCACCCCTCCTCTGTGGGCATATCCTATGGCGTAGCTGGTCGTGCTGCCGGGGAGAGTGCCGCTCCCAACAATCGCTCGCCCTTGCAAATCAGGGATGTTGAAGGTGGTGTTGTTTGGGGAGGGGGAGAAGGTGCTTTGCAGAAGACTGCCAAGGGCTTGAAATTGGCTAAAATTAAGGGATTGCCCTTGGCAGAGCATCCAGTAGCGCGGGGGAAAAGTATAAGGAAATAGTCTGATTTCACCGATGAAAAAGTCGCTCATGAGGGAGGTCTCCTTTTTCGTGCATTCCTCTCGTTAAGAGGGAAATGATTAAAATTTTACCCGAAAAAAGAGGGGTGTGCACTCTTAAAGTGGTGTCTTTGGTCGCAAAAGGTCTTTGGAGGGAATGTGGCTTCTTGAAATATAAAAAGGATGAAAAATTTCTTTATGAGAAAAATTTTATCGATATGAAGAGAGTTTATAAAAAAATCCCCCGCTGAGAGGCGAGGGCTAGCAAATTCAGAAAAATTAGAACGATTGTTAATTAGGAAAGAATTTGGGGAAATATCTTGGGGCACTTGCATAGTATTTTTGAACGAGGCCGTCATAGGTGCCTTCTTCTTTTATGGCATTAAGATACGCGTTGAACGCGTCACGCAAGCGCGCCCCCGACGGGCGAAAAGCCGCCGCCAGCGCCTGTTCCTCGGAAATAGGACCGAGGACCTTGATTTTTCCCGCCCACTTTTGCAGGTCGAGCACGGCGTTGGGAACGTCGAGCAAGGTGAAGTCGGCCTCACCGTTGAGCAGCGCCGGTACCATTTCATTGAGATTGGTGCTCTTGGTGTAAGCTCGCAGATCGATGCCTTTGGTCTTGAGGCCGTAATTGGCCGGGTCCAGGCAGGTGCGCTCCATCACCAGAAGGCTGTGCCCTCCGATCAGAGCCTTGGTCGCTTCGATATCCTGAGCCAGCGAGCCGCTACCAACGATAGGGTTTTGTGGTGCGTCGGCTCGGGCGACCAGCCAAACTTGCGAGGGAAAAGTCGGCTCGGAGTACAGCACAACTTTTTCGCGCCAGGGCAGGATGGTGAACCCCGC is a window of Pararhodospirillum photometricum DSM 122 DNA encoding:
- a CDS encoding tandem-95 repeat protein: MNKISKASRHAKSRTLSSVSPALAYALEPRFMFDAAGAASGVEATREATAHAVASSTFASDGDATDTSVQQAAALHTVPSAAPPSDVTTAEKTSTADDTRREIVVIDASLPDWRALAASVSAGAEVIVLDKGEDGLAQLAGLLQNEHDIDALYIISHGDQSGDLRLGTTFLTNDTLDSRAAEWQSIGQALTTDGDILLYACDVGQGSAGAAFVQSLADLTGADVAASDDRTGSQAIGGDWDLEVTTGIIDTSRMPLTEAGREAYAYSLATVTVSTNTDSALRTALSSAQAGDTITFTTGMTITLTGGELSINKNLVIDGDLNDDSTPDVTIDANYKSRVLNVTAGTVTLDGLILTHGLVSGAGGTGGSLNNPSGNGVDGTGALGAGLNIASGATVTLLSSTVTANYAAGGGGGGAYGAAGGGAGALGGGTGGKGGNSFVGGGVKGSGLGATGSTNAGGGGGASGYDGNGVTVSGDAVGARGGYQFETGTGAVVAGGYGGTSSAGGAGGKGYTGASASAGKDGSAGGFAGSIGGGGGGGGYGNGSQTAGKGGAAVGGIYNAGTLKLAVTSHITNNQGAGGGGGGGTSTTANGAGGQGVGGLWSVGTLAIETGTTVAAYTSGNAATSGSGTGSPTTQAQYLVGTTTTWTNNQAPVADLNGATAGSDTTASFTEQTAVLIAPSATLTDADSATLSSLTITLSSRPDGNAVESLDLNASAASTATGAGLTKTYTSSTGVLTITGSASVATYQSILQGVVYNNTSDAPTTTARSLTVVSSDGSASSTSRTVTVSVTPVNDAPTNIAVSASSINQSGGSNATVGTLTATDPDSASFTYSLVAGTGDTNNSLFNISGTTLRATDASSMASGTYSIRLQVSDGSLTYEKVMSVTVVDDVAPTFSVSPATSTVGQTSFDLSATLNEAGTLYYVVVADGATAPSVANVIAGTAAGGGAALKAGNQAVASSPYSHTFSITGLTLGASYDVYVVARDSATTPNAQASVTKLDVTTTSNTSPTLPASATTTLTGTNEDTTSSVTLVSALWTATGAADADVGDSQGIAITTTTGTGSWEYSTNGTTWTAVGTVSNTSALLLSSTASVRYVPDSQNGETASLTFRAWDQTSGTQGNKVSTSSNGSGTAFSVNTATASLSVTSLNDAPTLSANTNSKTFNEDTAQSFTAADFKFSDVDTGDTLQSVTIVTTVATGELFVDANSDGVRGAGDTLITDGTVVTAANLAKLTFRPADNGNGSPYATFTWKVSDGTATSSASGTMTLNVSAVNDAPTLSASTNSKTVNEDTAQSFTAADFKFSDVDTGDTLQSVTIVTTVTTGELFVDADSDGVRGAGDTLITDGXVVTAADLTKLTFRPAADGNGSPYTTFTWKVSDGTATSSASGTMTLNVSAVNDAPTLDLNGAGAGLNSTASYAVAGPEVAIMPDALLADIDSTTFAQATLVISGSYDSGKDALSFTNDASSMGNITGIWTAGSGTLTLSSAGQSATLAQWQAALRSVTYVNSDTSTTNTATRTVSVTLNDGAAASNTATASVAVVRAPVVDLDGSSASLTKTLSFTEGTALGFPSDSTISDDGTIKALRITLATRPDGTAESIYYASAGTTSFVAGGESFTAAYNSSTGVLTITPDDGDTSLATAQTIVQGLFYNNTSQAPTTTNRTITVAAQDNANTWGPDTSLTVTVQGVNNAPTATNLTQTLSVAEDPATAPKVFPSPVTVADVDSATLTATVTLASPAKGSLASGSVGSYNSTTGVWTLTDTPAAVAAALNDLRFTPAANLDTNTSISVSLSDGVASPMTGTVTVSMTPVNDAPTLSNANPTKTFDEDSVLSFTAADFGFADVDTGAALASITIVSKPALGTLFVDADNSGTVSTGDRVIVNGDTLTAANLATLKYLPPANANGAAYTTFTWTVSDGTASSGPGTMTLSLTPVNDAPTLSATTNSKTLNEDTALTFTAGDFCFSDVDTGDTLQSVTLVSVPAAGELFLDLDGDGVRGAGDTLLAANAAVAATDLAKLTFRPEENAFNATAYTSFQWKVGDASLTSATTGTMTLKVLPVNDAPRLSNANPSVTLAEDTARTFSAADFMFSDADPGDTLQSVTILTPPALGELFLDNDADGMRGAGDPLIASNTLITAADLPKLTYRPPANANGTAYTTLSWTVSDGSSSSGPGTLTLTVTPVNDAPTLTTTSLSKTLVEDTALTFVAADFGFADIDAGDSLQAITLVTVPTQGELFLDQDGDGVRGAGDSLLVANAQVSAADLPKLTYRPAADGTGVGYDTFTWTVSDGQASSAQTGTLTLTVTPVNDLPRVTGLTQTLSYTEDPATPPKVFTTPVTLTDPDSATITAQVSVVPGKGSLASPLGGSFSAVTGLWTISGSPAAVEAALNALTFTPAANLDSATTLSVSLGDGVGTPIQGQVAIAVTAVNDAPTLSDPAPTRTLDEDSVLSFSTADFGFTDVDSGAALAYVTLLSVPSNGVVFVDVDQDGTYGAGDIALGDNTLVMPADLDRLKYKPAGRGTGQATLSWSVNDGTASSETGTMTFTITPVNHAPTLADLQPVRTSDEDTALVLSAADFGFIDRDPGDTLQALRITAVPTAGELFLDRDGDGLRGSGDTLIGANTVVLAADLGTLTFRPAADGNNADGYASFSYQVSDGTALSAQTATLTLKVRPVNDAPVVSDLPASLIGMEDQAITMTTADFGFSDSDGDPLHALVIQSLPAVGQLFLDQNGDRVFGSGDTLVSSGMVIAAADIAKLTYRPEANGNGSSYAAFTWKISDGAALSSDTGTTVFHIIALNDPPTVSPTQGTKTLVEDTAQTFTAADFGFTDVDQGDSLQAIVIVKAPVVGELFLDRDGDGVRGGNDTVLGANAVVAVADLGKLTFRPAADAASSGYASFQWKVRDTWSTSSTIGTMTFNVTGVNDAPRVGTAIPTAAATQGATFRFTVPATAFVDPDGDPLTWSASQESGAALPTWLSFDPATQTFSGTPKRGDTGTVSLKVTVKDSSNTETSQTFTLSVAANNTTPNVGAGLTAQGVAQGELLSYQVPANAFQDADEGDSLTWSASLASGGALPTWLSFDPATRTFSGTATTSGSYVVRVTATDLSQASISQTFSLTVAASSGTASQSGAPFGGAASSIGTNSFTNAPATASSDTTRRVAGVTAPTTSSTETGNALLDSGTPVRAGALSSGAGPNNGAVPTAVTGQLGSPSPLDNTSTPVTSGIQTFGSYAPAGLSGTGVLSGGTGLGSGSLSAEGLGGIMTGSIGMGGLLGFSGTAFGLDRLDFSSEAPAVTGAAGGTGSTEGTSSETGTTPPRGQAPLGRTGIQRAPNVQGLLETTGDPQLVLEDSHKSSQPTGEGEAFTTHLARLHAQFDAEAAVLARSVAALARGAVGEEAA